From the genome of Streptomyces sp. NBC_01341, one region includes:
- a CDS encoding ATP-binding SpoIIE family protein phosphatase, whose product MNFTRWSARFPGTQRRAAARDDRSSVPAARAESARPAPAAAPPESAPESAPEPAGPVPGPSLEALSAGALLGRLPAPVALLHGPDHRITYVNEAYTTAFGPRPCGAPAAEAMPELSELSLLPLLDQVLRSGTSRTVKSRKVLAGSSYTVTCTPVAAGATDSEPGVLVYATDVTDHAEAAERLRSSERRHRETAVTLQRSLLPQDLEQPDDLRIAATYQPGGTDAAVGGDWYDVITLGAGRTALVIGDVMGRGVRAAAVMGQLRTAVRAYARLDLPPHEILQLLDVIAAEIDANQIATCVYAVHDPNEGHLVYASAGHLPILVCDEDGAVHRAEDPTGPPLGTGGWVHTSGTIALPPGSTAVLYTDGLVERRSEDIDEGVAALERALSGAKGSPQVVCDRLIRALGVTAEHDDDVAVLVVQHPARTGTSAELFHNASLELLGGIEAAPRARAFATGVLASWRFPVELCDLGLLAASELVANSLQHGTPPMRLGLRRTDRRLIIEVTDGDDHLPRRRRAEPADEAGRGISIIATIASSWGSRRTPGGGKAVWCEFALPG is encoded by the coding sequence GTGAACTTCACGCGCTGGAGCGCCCGCTTCCCCGGAACGCAGCGTCGAGCCGCCGCGCGGGACGACCGCAGTTCCGTACCCGCCGCCCGCGCGGAGTCCGCGCGGCCGGCACCCGCGGCCGCACCCCCGGAATCCGCCCCGGAATCCGCCCCGGAACCCGCCGGCCCCGTGCCGGGCCCCTCTCTGGAGGCCCTGTCGGCCGGCGCCCTGCTGGGCCGTCTGCCCGCCCCCGTCGCGCTGCTCCACGGCCCCGACCACCGCATCACCTACGTCAACGAGGCCTACACGACGGCCTTCGGACCCCGGCCGTGCGGGGCACCCGCCGCCGAGGCCATGCCGGAGCTCTCCGAACTGAGCCTGCTGCCGCTCCTGGACCAGGTCCTGCGCAGCGGCACCTCCCGCACGGTCAAGTCACGCAAGGTCCTGGCCGGCAGCTCGTACACGGTCACGTGCACCCCCGTGGCCGCGGGCGCCACGGACAGCGAGCCCGGCGTCCTCGTCTACGCCACCGACGTCACCGACCACGCCGAGGCGGCGGAGCGGCTGCGCTCCAGTGAACGCCGCCACCGCGAGACGGCCGTCACCCTCCAGCGCTCGCTGCTGCCGCAGGACCTCGAACAACCTGACGACCTGCGGATCGCGGCCACCTACCAGCCGGGCGGCACGGACGCGGCGGTCGGCGGCGACTGGTACGACGTCATCACCCTCGGCGCCGGACGCACCGCCCTCGTCATCGGTGACGTGATGGGACGCGGGGTGCGCGCCGCGGCCGTCATGGGGCAGCTGCGCACCGCGGTCCGCGCCTACGCCCGCCTCGACCTGCCGCCGCACGAGATCCTCCAGCTCCTCGACGTCATCGCCGCCGAGATCGACGCGAACCAGATCGCCACCTGCGTCTACGCCGTGCACGACCCCAACGAGGGGCACCTCGTCTACGCCTCCGCCGGGCACCTCCCCATCCTCGTGTGCGACGAGGACGGGGCGGTCCACCGCGCGGAGGACCCCACCGGACCGCCGCTGGGCACGGGCGGCTGGGTGCACACCTCGGGGACGATCGCGCTGCCGCCGGGTTCCACCGCGGTGCTCTACACGGACGGCCTGGTCGAACGCCGCAGCGAGGACATCGATGAGGGAGTGGCGGCCCTGGAACGCGCGCTGTCCGGCGCCAAGGGATCGCCCCAGGTGGTCTGCGACCGGCTGATCCGCGCCCTGGGGGTGACAGCGGAGCACGACGACGACGTGGCGGTGCTCGTCGTCCAGCACCCCGCCCGTACGGGGACGAGCGCCGAACTCTTCCACAACGCCTCGCTCGAACTCCTCGGCGGAATCGAAGCGGCACCGAGGGCACGCGCCTTCGCGACCGGGGTCCTGGCCTCCTGGCGGTTCCCCGTCGAACTCTGCGACCTGGGCCTACTCGCCGCGAGCGAGCTCGTGGCGAACTCCCTGCAGCACGGCACCCCGCCCATGCGTCTCGGTCTGCGCCGCACCGACCGCCGCCTGATCATCGAGGTGACGGACGGGGACGACCACCTGCCGCGCCGCCGGCGAGCCGAGCCCGCCGACGAGGCGGGACGCGGCATCTCCATCATCGCGACCATCGCCTCGTCGTGGGGCAGCCGCCGTACCCCCGGGGGAGGCAAGGCGGTGTGGTGCGAGTTCGCACTCCCCGGCTGA
- a CDS encoding TetR/AcrR family transcriptional regulator, with protein MHIQDLHGQSAVGSTAEGHGRLSAVAAVGAVGTAAIASRSAPLRVDAQRNLEHVLRAAREVFGELGYGAPMEDVARRARVGVGTVYRRFPSKDVLVRRIAEEETARLTDQARSALGQEEEPWSALSRFLRTSVASGAGRLLPPQVLRVGAEPEEAAIPVQAAADGDTRVPHQRQVTGQPGLRVVEQHATAEEALDDDPGVAELLEVVGSLVNRARESGELRGDVTVADVLLVIATAAPALPDPAHQAAASARLLDILLEGLRSRPA; from the coding sequence ATGCACATTCAGGATTTGCATGGGCAGAGTGCTGTCGGCTCCACCGCTGAGGGCCACGGGCGGCTGAGCGCGGTGGCTGCGGTGGGCGCGGTCGGGACGGCGGCGATCGCCTCCCGTTCGGCACCGCTCCGTGTGGATGCACAGCGCAATCTCGAACACGTCCTGCGCGCCGCGCGCGAGGTGTTCGGCGAGCTGGGTTACGGCGCTCCGATGGAAGACGTGGCCCGCCGCGCCCGGGTCGGAGTCGGCACGGTCTACCGGCGTTTCCCGAGCAAGGACGTGCTCGTCCGCCGGATAGCCGAGGAGGAGACCGCGCGGCTGACCGATCAGGCGCGGTCGGCCCTAGGGCAGGAGGAGGAACCGTGGTCCGCGCTCTCCCGCTTCCTGCGGACCTCGGTGGCGTCCGGGGCAGGGCGGCTGCTGCCGCCGCAGGTACTCCGGGTGGGGGCGGAGCCCGAGGAGGCGGCGATACCGGTCCAGGCCGCGGCGGACGGCGACACGCGCGTCCCGCATCAGCGGCAGGTGACGGGCCAGCCCGGCCTCCGGGTGGTCGAGCAGCACGCGACGGCCGAGGAGGCCCTCGACGACGACCCGGGGGTGGCCGAGCTGCTCGAAGTCGTGGGGAGTCTGGTGAACCGGGCTCGCGAGTCGGGTGAGCTGCGCGGCGATGTGACGGTGGCCGATGTGCTGCTGGTCATCGCCACGGCGGCGCCGGCCCTGCCGGACCCCGCTCACCAGGCCGCCGCCTCGGCCAGGCTGCTGGACATCCTTCTGGAGGGGCTCCGCTCCCGCCCCGCGTAG
- a CDS encoding MFS transporter, with protein MGAALRRIQLGSALSAFGLGFTVPYLYVYVAQVRDLGAGTAGVVLAVFAMAALAVLPFTGRAIDRRGPLPVLVVAAGAAAVGAGALGVADSVVTAVLSAAVLGAGTAVMQPALATMLVWCSSTSTRTRAFAMQFFLQNLGLGIGGLVGGQLVDVDSPSSFTLLFLIEAAMFVVLGVVAATVRMPRAPSIPDAVPTDGVAPKAGMRVLLSHRAMVQLCVLGFVIFFACYGQFESGLAAYGTEAAGIEPSTLGLALAANTAVIVAAQFVVLRLVERRRRSRVIAGVGLIWAFAWIVAGYAGLGHGSQTMATAAMISTYALFGLGEAMLSPTVAPLVADLAPESMVGQYNSAFALVKQLALAVGPAVGGPMGASLHGPYIVTFVLFSLGITVLALKLGRRLTPVQDKPSLVAVPSRVVAVSMPEGEAAAAAAAVR; from the coding sequence ATGGGTGCAGCGCTGCGGCGGATCCAGCTGGGCAGCGCGCTGAGCGCGTTCGGCCTCGGGTTCACCGTCCCGTATCTGTACGTCTACGTGGCGCAGGTGCGGGATCTTGGTGCCGGTACGGCGGGTGTCGTACTGGCTGTCTTCGCCATGGCCGCGCTGGCCGTACTGCCGTTCACCGGTCGGGCCATCGACCGGCGCGGGCCCCTGCCCGTGCTCGTCGTGGCTGCCGGGGCGGCCGCCGTGGGCGCCGGTGCGCTCGGTGTGGCGGACAGCGTGGTGACCGCGGTGCTGTCAGCCGCGGTCCTGGGCGCCGGGACCGCCGTCATGCAGCCCGCCCTCGCGACGATGCTGGTGTGGTGCTCCAGCACATCGACCCGCACCCGTGCCTTCGCCATGCAGTTCTTCCTGCAGAACCTCGGCCTCGGTATCGGCGGCCTGGTCGGCGGGCAGCTGGTGGACGTCGACAGCCCGTCGAGCTTCACCCTGCTGTTCCTGATCGAAGCGGCGATGTTCGTGGTCCTCGGCGTCGTCGCCGCCACGGTGCGCATGCCCCGGGCCCCGTCCATCCCCGATGCGGTGCCCACCGACGGCGTCGCGCCCAAGGCGGGCATGCGGGTGCTGCTCTCGCACCGGGCCATGGTGCAGCTGTGCGTCCTGGGCTTCGTGATCTTCTTCGCCTGCTACGGACAGTTCGAGTCGGGCCTCGCCGCATACGGCACGGAGGCCGCCGGGATCGAGCCGTCCACGCTGGGGCTGGCGCTGGCGGCCAACACCGCCGTCATCGTCGCCGCGCAGTTCGTCGTGCTCCGCCTCGTCGAGCGGCGGCGGCGCAGCCGGGTCATCGCGGGCGTCGGTCTGATCTGGGCCTTCGCCTGGATCGTGGCGGGCTACGCGGGCCTCGGGCACGGCAGTCAGACCATGGCGACGGCCGCGATGATCTCGACGTACGCCCTGTTCGGTCTCGGTGAGGCGATGCTGTCGCCGACCGTCGCCCCGCTCGTCGCCGATCTGGCACCCGAGTCCATGGTCGGCCAGTACAACTCGGCCTTCGCGCTGGTCAAGCAGCTTGCCCTGGCGGTGGGGCCGGCCGTGGGCGGGCCCATGGGGGCGTCGCTGCACGGGCCGTACATCGTGACGTTCGTGCTGTTCTCGCTGGGCATCACCGTGCTGGCCCTGAAACTGGGCCGGCGGCTCACCCCCGTACAGGACAAGCCGTCGCTCGTGGCGGTGCCCTCGCGGGTGGTCGCCGTGTCGATGCCCGAGGGCGAAGCGGCTGCGGCCGCGGCCGCCGTGCGCTGA
- a CDS encoding NAD(P)/FAD-dependent oxidoreductase, giving the protein MAPDSRGTSPGTRPSVRILVVGGGYVGMYTALRLQRKLRRRLKSGEAEIVVVTPEPYMTYQPFLPEAAAGSISPRHVVVPLRRVLKDCTIVIGEAERVDHAKRTATVTTLATADDGTGAVEIPYDEIVIAPGSVSRTLPIPGLADFGIGFKTVEEAIGLRNHVIEQMDIASATRDPAVRDAALTFVFVGGGYAGVEALGELEDMARYTSRYYHNIKPADLRWVLVEATGRILPEVGEAMGKYAVRELRGRNIDVRLETRLDSCEGRVAVLSDGSRFPTRTLVWTAGVKPAPLLAATDLPLTERGRIRCTAALAVDGAPHAWAAGDAAAVPDLTSAEPGTETAPNAQHAVRQAKVLSDNILATLAGRPTEDYRHSYAGSVASLGLHKGVAHVYGRKLKGYPAWLMHRAYHLSRVPTFNRKARVLAEWTLAGLFKREIVSLGSLEHPRAEFALAAGGHAHPAPPEGSPPKDGEPPRASG; this is encoded by the coding sequence ATGGCACCAGATTCCCGGGGCACGTCCCCCGGCACCCGGCCAAGTGTGCGCATTCTCGTCGTCGGCGGCGGCTACGTCGGGATGTACACCGCACTGCGTCTCCAGCGGAAGCTGCGGCGGAGACTGAAGAGCGGTGAGGCCGAGATCGTGGTGGTCACGCCCGAGCCCTACATGACCTACCAGCCGTTCCTGCCCGAGGCGGCCGCCGGATCGATCTCCCCCCGCCACGTCGTCGTGCCGCTGCGCAGGGTCCTCAAGGACTGCACGATCGTCATCGGCGAGGCGGAGCGGGTCGATCACGCGAAGCGCACCGCGACGGTCACGACGCTCGCCACAGCGGACGACGGCACCGGCGCCGTAGAGATCCCGTACGACGAGATCGTCATCGCTCCCGGGTCCGTCTCTCGGACCCTGCCGATTCCGGGTCTCGCCGACTTCGGCATCGGCTTCAAGACCGTCGAGGAGGCCATCGGCCTCCGCAACCACGTCATCGAACAGATGGACATCGCCTCGGCCACCAGGGATCCCGCCGTCCGCGACGCCGCCCTCACCTTCGTCTTCGTGGGCGGCGGCTACGCAGGCGTCGAGGCGCTCGGGGAACTGGAGGACATGGCCCGCTACACCTCGCGCTACTACCACAACATCAAGCCCGCCGACCTGAGGTGGGTCCTTGTCGAGGCGACGGGGCGCATCCTGCCGGAGGTCGGCGAGGCGATGGGCAAGTACGCCGTCAGGGAACTCCGCGGCCGCAACATCGACGTACGCCTCGAAACCCGTCTGGACAGCTGCGAGGGCCGGGTCGCCGTGCTCAGCGACGGGTCGCGCTTCCCCACGCGCACGCTGGTGTGGACCGCCGGCGTCAAACCCGCGCCGCTCCTCGCGGCCACCGACCTGCCCCTCACCGAGCGCGGCCGGATCCGCTGCACCGCCGCGCTCGCCGTCGACGGGGCCCCGCACGCCTGGGCGGCCGGCGACGCCGCCGCCGTGCCGGACCTCACCTCGGCCGAACCGGGCACGGAGACCGCGCCGAACGCCCAGCACGCGGTACGCCAGGCCAAGGTCCTCTCGGACAACATCCTCGCCACGCTCGCCGGCCGGCCCACCGAGGACTACCGGCACTCCTACGCCGGGTCCGTCGCCTCGCTCGGCCTGCACAAGGGCGTCGCGCACGTGTACGGCCGCAAGCTCAAGGGGTATCCGGCCTGGCTGATGCACCGCGCCTACCACCTCAGCCGCGTACCGACGTTCAACCGGAAGGCGCGGGTCCTCGCGGAGTGGACCCTGGCCGGCCTGTTCAAACGCGAGATCGTCTCCCTCGGATCGCTCGAGCACCCGCGGGCCGAGTTCGCCCTGGCCGCAGGCGGACACGCGCACCCGGCACCCCCCGAGGGCTCCCCGCCGAAGGACGGGGAGCCGCCCCGCGCGTCCGGCTGA
- a CDS encoding sigma-70 family RNA polymerase sigma factor has product MNGDARQEEPAGGSAAVGGSDGTGTDGPTPGHVPNQPPGPAGRDRSGDSAGGGTVLPGPWSPAEEAGPPDPGAGTTPAYAVPLQREGRAGSADLGPSDAQLIQGMRAGDDSAYEELFRRHSGAVRRYARTCCRDAHTADDLTAEVFARTLQAVRGGKGPQEAVRAYLMTAVRHVAAAWTKSAKREHLVDDFAVFAAQATRSSELSEADTVDLGADVLAMHEADRSMAMQAFRSLPERWQAVLWHTTVEEESPSEVAPLFGLTANATAVLAVRAREGLRQAYLQAHVSQALTAGGDCAQYADRLGAHARGGLRTRAERGLRKHLDECARCRVAAGELDRVNAGIPALLPVAVIGWFAAGYAVKAAGVAVGGAVGAAGAGAAAAATGSASSGSGAAGGAAVSEGLGAPVKAGIAAAVAVAAAAAGLVWALSGDDRAPEERPVAKPPAAAPAAPVPAPPPEPEPKPEPKPSPSRPAPRAPEPPAPEPTPPAAPVPTPAPTPAKPTPAPPAPAPTEPAPEEPVPPAPEVYQVNRLAYSVVGDHTQPEIVLRGSTGVFWQRDVLSISTKSYAHGVTAPSLSSVTVELNRTCTRYEASVGVDDLTLGLGAVRFSVYDGAGARLWRSPVMRGGDPAVPASVGIQGRESIRLVVEPSGALGGVALADWAESRISCR; this is encoded by the coding sequence ATGAACGGTGACGCGCGGCAGGAAGAACCGGCCGGCGGTAGCGCCGCCGTGGGCGGGAGCGACGGGACGGGCACCGACGGCCCGACGCCCGGTCACGTGCCGAACCAACCGCCGGGGCCGGCCGGCCGTGACCGGTCCGGGGACTCCGCCGGGGGCGGCACGGTGCTCCCCGGCCCCTGGTCGCCCGCCGAGGAGGCCGGGCCCCCGGATCCCGGAGCGGGGACCACCCCCGCGTACGCGGTCCCGCTGCAGCGCGAGGGCCGGGCGGGCTCCGCCGATCTCGGCCCGTCCGACGCCCAGTTGATCCAGGGCATGCGTGCGGGGGACGACTCGGCGTACGAGGAGCTGTTCCGGCGGCATTCGGGAGCGGTGCGCCGCTACGCCCGTACGTGCTGCCGGGACGCCCACACCGCCGACGACCTGACGGCCGAGGTGTTCGCCCGGACCCTGCAGGCGGTGCGCGGCGGCAAGGGGCCGCAGGAGGCCGTCCGGGCCTACCTCATGACCGCGGTCCGGCATGTGGCCGCCGCCTGGACGAAGAGTGCGAAGCGCGAGCACCTGGTCGACGACTTCGCCGTGTTCGCCGCTCAGGCCACCCGCTCCAGCGAGCTGTCCGAGGCCGACACCGTCGACCTCGGGGCTGACGTGCTGGCCATGCACGAGGCCGACAGGTCGATGGCCATGCAGGCGTTCCGCAGCCTGCCGGAGCGCTGGCAGGCTGTGTTGTGGCACACCACGGTGGAGGAGGAGTCGCCGAGCGAGGTCGCCCCGCTGTTCGGCCTGACGGCCAATGCCACGGCGGTCCTGGCCGTACGCGCCCGCGAAGGGCTCAGGCAGGCGTATCTGCAGGCGCATGTGAGTCAGGCGCTGACGGCCGGCGGTGACTGCGCGCAGTACGCCGACCGGCTCGGCGCCCACGCCCGGGGCGGACTGCGGACCCGTGCCGAGCGCGGGCTGCGCAAGCACCTGGACGAGTGCGCCAGGTGCCGGGTCGCCGCGGGTGAACTCGACCGTGTGAACGCCGGGATTCCGGCGCTGCTCCCGGTCGCGGTCATCGGTTGGTTCGCCGCGGGGTACGCGGTCAAGGCGGCGGGCGTCGCCGTCGGCGGAGCGGTGGGGGCGGCCGGTGCCGGAGCGGCCGCCGCGGCCACGGGCAGCGCGTCGTCGGGCAGCGGTGCGGCGGGCGGGGCCGCCGTGTCGGAAGGGCTCGGCGCCCCGGTGAAGGCCGGGATCGCCGCCGCGGTGGCCGTGGCGGCGGCCGCCGCCGGGCTGGTGTGGGCCCTGTCCGGCGACGACCGGGCGCCGGAGGAGCGTCCCGTGGCGAAGCCGCCGGCTGCCGCACCCGCGGCTCCGGTTCCCGCTCCTCCGCCGGAGCCGGAACCGAAGCCGGAACCGAAGCCGTCGCCGTCGCGGCCCGCCCCGCGGGCACCCGAACCGCCCGCCCCGGAGCCGACACCGCCTGCGGCACCTGTTCCGACCCCGGCGCCGACTCCCGCGAAACCCACCCCGGCGCCACCCGCGCCCGCTCCGACGGAGCCCGCACCGGAGGAGCCGGTACCGCCCGCGCCGGAGGTCTACCAGGTGAACCGCCTGGCGTACTCCGTCGTCGGGGACCACACGCAGCCCGAGATCGTCCTCCGCGGGAGCACCGGGGTGTTCTGGCAGCGCGACGTGCTGTCCATCTCCACCAAGTCCTATGCGCACGGTGTGACCGCTCCCTCCCTCTCGTCGGTCACCGTGGAGCTCAACCGGACGTGCACCCGCTACGAGGCGTCGGTCGGGGTCGACGACCTGACGCTCGGTCTCGGCGCGGTGCGCTTCTCCGTGTACGACGGTGCGGGGGCGCGGCTGTGGCGGTCCCCGGTGATGCGGGGCGGTGACCCCGCGGTCCCGGCGAGCGTCGGCATCCAGGGGCGGGAGAGCATCAGGCTCGTCGTGGAACCCTCGGGGGCCCTCGGCGGGGTGGCCCTCGCCGACTGGGCGGAGTCCCGGATCAGCTGCCGCTGA
- a CDS encoding MarR family winged helix-turn-helix transcriptional regulator, which translates to MSETTEQPELQEPSLDEQIAAYQREFRDLDPQVEQVVSALGRLNRRMNVAYGRQVAALGISNAEWEVLKTLVLAGTPYRLGPGELAKRLGLTPAAMTHRIDRMAGEGLVTRDRDENNRVRVIVELTDEGRTKWLEAMRMATSFEEDLLQDLSGDERGALGEILIRLLRRVEHEQPDAGGRLTDLD; encoded by the coding sequence ATGTCTGAGACCACCGAGCAGCCCGAGCTCCAGGAGCCGAGCCTCGACGAGCAGATCGCGGCCTATCAGCGAGAGTTCCGGGACCTCGACCCCCAGGTCGAACAGGTCGTGTCGGCGCTCGGCCGGCTGAACCGCCGGATGAACGTCGCCTACGGCAGACAGGTCGCGGCGCTGGGCATCAGCAACGCCGAGTGGGAGGTCCTCAAGACCCTGGTCCTCGCCGGTACCCCGTACCGCCTGGGACCGGGTGAGCTGGCCAAGCGCCTGGGCCTCACCCCTGCCGCGATGACCCACCGCATCGACCGGATGGCCGGCGAGGGTCTCGTCACCCGGGACAGGGACGAGAACAACCGGGTGCGCGTCATCGTCGAACTGACCGACGAGGGTCGTACGAAATGGCTCGAGGCGATGAGGATGGCGACCAGCTTCGAGGAGGACCTCCTCCAGGACCTCTCGGGCGACGAACGTGGAGCTCTGGGCGAGATACTCATCCGCCTCCTGCGCCGCGTGGAGCACGAGCAGCCCGACGCCGGCGGCCGTCTCACCGACCTGGACTGA